A region from the Pseudomonas cucumis genome encodes:
- a CDS encoding DUF2388 domain-containing protein encodes MRLKLAVATFAVLSLPVGSAMADDSFWQSVLTSGATTGSSYLTSRDHKLVVAAQDDAGSFVASDGAIRGPYLEAAMQKVRSENPGLQATDMELANAILAKNAIASK; translated from the coding sequence ATGCGTCTCAAACTTGCTGTCGCTACCTTCGCCGTGTTGTCCCTTCCAGTCGGTTCGGCGATGGCTGATGACAGCTTTTGGCAGAGCGTCCTTACTTCCGGTGCCACCACCGGTTCGTCCTACCTGACCTCCAGGGATCACAAGCTGGTCGTCGCGGCCCAGGACGACGCCGGCAGCTTTGTCGCCAGTGACGGCGCCATTCGCGGCCCCTACCTGGAAGCCGCCATGCAGAAAGTCCGCTCCGAAAACCCTGGCCTGCAAGCCACGGACATGGAGTTGGCGAACGCCATCCTGGCGAAGAATGCCATCGCCTCGAAATAA
- a CDS encoding CYTH domain-containing protein — MQKETEIKLRVSRETLAALREHPLLKKRNKSGWERRELMNQYFDTPERDLARAKVALRLRRDGEEVIQTLKTRGQSVAGLSERHEYDWSLPKAKLDVKKLDGECWPEELAELDKKTLKAIFTTDFVRERAEIAWGRGKTKVVIEAALDLGHVVVGKQKEEICELELELREGEPAALLELAAELAATLALMPCDISKAERGYRLFDANSYSLSLPAPQITAEMPLDDAFAALSWHLLSSSQRLAEQYRFNGHWRLLQDWVENLAEMRALISSLGQAAPRQSTHDLRVALDALLEDWRPLVQAGLDDEDVRKAAPEQFLEELEDPRWGLFSLNTSRWLLARTWAADRNTRGNRQGAAQLGSWLPRMLGEEANSLQLQRYQQQPEDLAEQLPRIERIQAWLHHARGVLEIPEMDRLYGELNKLTQLANEPITDESLDARKHQAIAVYQNRAWKTLLRL, encoded by the coding sequence ATGCAGAAAGAAACCGAAATCAAACTCCGCGTCAGCCGCGAAACCCTCGCCGCCCTGCGCGAGCACCCGCTCCTGAAAAAACGCAACAAAAGTGGCTGGGAACGCCGTGAACTGATGAACCAGTACTTCGACACGCCTGAGCGCGACCTGGCCCGCGCCAAGGTTGCCCTGCGCCTGCGCCGCGATGGCGAAGAAGTGATTCAGACGCTCAAGACCCGTGGCCAGAGCGTCGCCGGTCTGTCCGAGCGTCACGAGTACGACTGGTCCCTGCCCAAAGCCAAACTCGACGTGAAGAAACTCGACGGTGAATGCTGGCCCGAAGAGCTGGCCGAGCTGGACAAGAAAACTCTGAAAGCCATCTTCACCACCGATTTTGTTCGCGAACGCGCGGAAATCGCTTGGGGCCGTGGCAAGACCAAAGTGGTCATCGAAGCCGCGCTGGACCTGGGCCACGTAGTGGTCGGCAAGCAGAAGGAAGAAATCTGCGAGCTGGAACTGGAACTGCGCGAAGGCGAACCGGCCGCGCTACTGGAACTGGCCGCCGAACTGGCCGCGACCCTGGCGCTGATGCCATGTGACATCAGCAAGGCCGAACGCGGTTATCGCTTGTTCGACGCCAACAGCTACTCCCTGAGTTTGCCGGCGCCGCAGATCACCGCCGAAATGCCGCTGGACGATGCGTTCGCCGCCCTGAGCTGGCATTTGCTGAGCAGCAGCCAGCGTCTGGCCGAGCAATATCGCTTCAATGGCCACTGGCGCCTGTTGCAGGACTGGGTCGAGAACCTCGCCGAAATGCGCGCTCTGATCAGCAGCCTCGGTCAGGCCGCACCACGTCAGTCGACTCACGATCTGCGGGTCGCGCTGGATGCCCTGCTGGAAGACTGGCGCCCGCTGGTACAAGCCGGCCTGGACGACGAAGACGTGCGCAAAGCCGCGCCGGAGCAATTCCTCGAAGAGCTGGAAGATCCGCGCTGGGGCCTGTTCTCCTTGAACACTTCGCGCTGGTTGCTGGCCCGTACCTGGGCCGCCGATCGCAACACCCGCGGCAATCGCCAGGGCGCTGCACAACTGGGCAGCTGGCTGCCGCGCATGCTGGGCGAAGAAGCCAACTCGCTGCAATTGCAGCGTTACCAGCAACAGCCGGAAGACCTGGCCGAGCAGCTGCCGCGCATCGAGCGCATCCAGGCCTGGCTGCACCATGCTCGTGGCGTGCTGGAGATCCCGGAAATGGATCGCCTGTATGGTGAGCTGAACAAACTGACGCAACTGGCCAACGAGCCGATCACCGATGAATCGCTGGATGCGCGTAAGCATCAGGCGATTGCGGTGTATCAGAATCGTGCCTGGAAGACTTTGCTGCGTCTGTAA
- the ssuE gene encoding NADPH-dependent FMN reductase, translating to MLVVSLGGSPSPRSRSGVLLERSRRWLQEQGVEVVSYQVRDFPAEDLLHARFDSPKVIDLLQQIENADGLLIATPVYKASFSGALKTLLDLLPERALSHKVVLPMATGGSIAHMLAVDYALKPVLSALKAQEMLQGIFAVDSQIAYGEGSAQAQLAPELAQRLFEALEQFFSAMARRPKPLDPNLLNERLLSARWSI from the coding sequence ATGCTGGTCGTCTCACTCGGTGGCAGTCCCAGCCCACGCTCCCGTTCCGGGGTTTTGCTGGAGCGTTCGCGACGCTGGTTGCAAGAGCAAGGGGTGGAAGTGGTGAGTTATCAGGTACGAGACTTCCCGGCCGAAGATTTGCTGCATGCCCGCTTCGACAGCCCGAAAGTGATCGACCTGTTGCAACAGATTGAAAACGCCGATGGCTTGCTGATCGCCACGCCGGTTTACAAAGCATCGTTCTCCGGTGCGCTGAAAACCTTGCTCGATCTTCTGCCCGAACGCGCCCTGAGCCACAAGGTGGTTTTGCCGATGGCTACCGGCGGCAGCATCGCCCACATGCTGGCAGTGGATTACGCGCTCAAGCCGGTGCTGTCGGCGTTGAAAGCCCAGGAAATGCTGCAGGGGATTTTCGCCGTGGACAGCCAGATCGCTTACGGCGAAGGCAGCGCCCAGGCGCAGTTGGCGCCGGAGCTTGCGCAACGATTGTTTGAGGCGCTGGAGCAGTTTTTCAGCGCCATGGCTCGTCGGCCCAAGCCGCTCGATCCGAACCTGTTGAACGAACGTTTGCTAAGTGCTCGCTGGAGCATTTAA
- the argE gene encoding acetylornithine deacetylase has translation MPLPSMKDQFAALIAAPSVSCTQPSLDQTNRPVIDLLATWLGDLGFACDIQQVSPGKFNLLASFGSGPGGLVLAGHSDTVPYDEALWQTDPLKLTEVDGRWVGLGSCDMKGFFALAIEAVKPLLDQPFRQPLLILATCDEESSMSGARALAEAGRPLGRAAVIGEPTGLKPVRMHKGIMMERIDILGQSGHSSDPRLGHSALEAMHDAMGELRGLRLAWQREFRNPQFSVPQPTLNFGCIHGGDNPNRICGQCSLEFDLRPLPGMDPKALRAAILEKLDPIAERHKVKIDYAPLFPEVPPFEQAEDSELVRVAEKLTGHRAEAVAFGTEAPYLQRLGCETLVLGPGDIACAHQPGEYLEMSRLQPTVHLLRQLIEHYCLTPAKTTMPV, from the coding sequence ATGCCTTTGCCGTCCATGAAAGATCAGTTCGCTGCGCTGATCGCCGCGCCGTCCGTCAGCTGTACCCAACCCAGCCTGGATCAAACCAATCGGCCGGTCATCGACTTGTTGGCTACATGGCTCGGGGACTTGGGTTTTGCCTGCGATATCCAGCAGGTCAGCCCCGGCAAATTCAATCTGCTGGCCAGTTTTGGTTCCGGCCCCGGTGGCTTGGTCCTGGCCGGTCACAGCGATACGGTGCCGTACGACGAGGCGTTGTGGCAGACCGACCCGCTGAAACTGACGGAAGTGGACGGTCGCTGGGTCGGCCTGGGCAGTTGCGACATGAAGGGTTTTTTCGCCCTGGCCATCGAAGCCGTCAAACCCTTGCTCGACCAACCGTTCAGGCAACCCTTGCTGATCCTTGCCACCTGCGATGAAGAAAGCTCGATGTCTGGCGCTCGCGCTCTGGCCGAAGCCGGGCGGCCATTAGGTCGCGCGGCGGTGATCGGTGAGCCGACCGGGCTGAAGCCGGTGCGGATGCACAAGGGCATCATGATGGAGCGCATCGACATCCTCGGCCAGAGCGGCCATTCCTCGGACCCGCGCCTGGGCCATAGCGCCCTCGAAGCCATGCACGACGCCATGGGCGAACTGCGCGGCTTGCGCCTGGCGTGGCAGCGCGAATTCCGTAACCCGCAGTTCAGTGTGCCGCAACCGACCCTTAATTTCGGCTGCATTCACGGGGGCGACAATCCCAACCGCATCTGCGGCCAGTGCTCGCTGGAGTTCGACTTGCGTCCGTTGCCGGGCATGGACCCCAAAGCCCTGCGCGCGGCGATCCTGGAGAAGCTCGACCCGATTGCCGAACGGCATAAAGTGAAGATCGATTACGCGCCGCTGTTCCCCGAAGTGCCGCCCTTCGAGCAGGCCGAGGACTCGGAATTGGTGAGGGTCGCCGAAAAGCTCACCGGCCATCGCGCCGAAGCAGTGGCGTTCGGCACGGAAGCGCCTTATCTTCAGCGTCTTGGTTGTGAAACACTGGTATTGGGACCGGGTGATATCGCCTGCGCCCACCAACCGGGGGAATACCTCGAAATGTCACGTTTGCAGCCTACCGTGCATCTATTACGACAACTGATTGAACATTACTGCCTGACGCCGGCAAAAACGACGATGCCAGTGTAG
- the argA gene encoding amino-acid N-acetyltransferase, with protein sequence MPEYVNWLRHASPYINAHRDCTFVVMLPGDGVEHPNFGNIVHDLVLLHSLGVRLVLVHGSRPQIETRLAARGLTPHYHHGMRITDAATLECVIDAVGQLRIAIEARLSMDMASSPMQGSRLRVASGNLVTARPIGVLEGVDYHHTGEVRRVDRKGINRLLDERSIVLLSPLGYSPTGEIFNLACEDVATRAAIDLGADKLLLFGADLGLIDENGRLVRELRPQQVPAHLQRLGSNYQAELLDAAAEACRGGVARSHIVSYAEDGALLTELFTRDGGGTLVAQEQFEVVREAAIEDVGGLLDLISPLEEQGILVRRSREVLEREIEQFSVVEREGMIIACAALYQIADSDAGELACLAVNPEYRHGGRGDELLERIETRARAQGLKTLFVLTTRTAHWFRERGFVPSSVERLPSARASLYNYQRNSKIFEKTL encoded by the coding sequence ATGCCCGAATACGTCAATTGGCTTCGTCACGCTTCGCCTTACATCAACGCCCACCGCGATTGCACCTTCGTCGTCATGCTGCCCGGCGACGGCGTGGAGCACCCGAACTTCGGCAACATCGTCCACGACCTGGTGCTGCTGCACAGCCTGGGTGTGCGACTGGTGCTGGTTCACGGTTCCCGTCCGCAAATTGAAACCCGCCTCGCGGCTCGCGGCCTGACCCCGCACTATCACCACGGTATGCGCATCACCGATGCGGCGACGCTTGAATGTGTGATCGATGCGGTCGGCCAGTTGCGCATAGCCATCGAAGCGCGATTGTCCATGGACATGGCTTCGTCGCCGATGCAGGGTTCGCGTCTGCGGGTGGCCAGCGGCAATCTGGTCACTGCGCGGCCGATTGGCGTGCTCGAAGGTGTCGACTATCACCACACCGGCGAAGTGCGTCGGGTCGACCGCAAGGGCATCAATCGCCTGTTGGACGAACGCTCCATCGTGCTGTTGTCGCCATTGGGTTACTCGCCGACCGGTGAGATCTTCAACCTCGCGTGCGAAGACGTCGCTACCCGTGCAGCTATCGATCTGGGGGCGGACAAGCTGCTGCTGTTCGGCGCCGATTTGGGCTTGATCGATGAAAATGGCCGGCTGGTCCGCGAGCTGCGCCCGCAACAAGTACCGGCGCATTTGCAGCGTTTGGGCAGCAACTATCAAGCCGAGCTGCTGGATGCTGCCGCTGAAGCGTGTCGGGGCGGGGTGGCGCGCAGTCACATCGTCAGCTACGCCGAAGATGGCGCGCTGCTGACCGAACTGTTCACCCGTGACGGTGGCGGTACGCTGGTGGCGCAAGAGCAATTCGAAGTTGTGCGTGAGGCAGCCATCGAGGACGTCGGCGGTTTGCTGGACTTGATCAGCCCGCTGGAAGAGCAGGGGATTCTGGTACGCCGTTCCCGCGAGGTGCTGGAGCGTGAGATCGAGCAGTTCAGCGTGGTCGAACGCGAAGGCATGATCATCGCCTGCGCGGCGCTGTATCAGATTGCCGATTCGGATGCCGGGGAGTTGGCGTGTCTGGCGGTGAACCCGGAGTACCGCCATGGCGGTCGTGGCGATGAACTGCTGGAGCGCATCGAAACCCGCGCCCGGGCCCAGGGGCTGAAAACCTTGTTCGTGCTGACGACCCGGACCGCCCACTGGTTCCGTGAGCGGGGGTTCGTGCCGAGCAGCGTTGAACGTCTGCCGTCGGCGCGGGCGTCGCTTTACAACTACCAGCGTAATTCGAAGATCTTCGAAAAAACTCTCTGA
- a CDS encoding peroxiredoxin — translation MSLRLGDIAPDFEQDSSAGTLRFHEWLGDSWGVLFSHPADFTPVCTTELGFTARLKDEFAQRGVKAIALSVDPVDSHHKWIEDINETQNAIVNFPILADADRKVSDLYDLIHPNANDTLTVRSLFVIDPNKKIRLTITYPASTGRNFNEILRVIDSLQLTDNYKVATPANWQDGDEVVIVPSLKDEDEIKRRFPKGYRAVKPYLRLTPQPNR, via the coding sequence ATGAGCCTCAGACTTGGCGATATCGCCCCCGATTTCGAACAGGATTCCAGCGCCGGCACTCTCCGTTTCCACGAATGGCTGGGCGATAGCTGGGGCGTGTTGTTTTCCCACCCGGCGGACTTCACGCCGGTGTGCACCACCGAGCTGGGTTTCACCGCCAGGCTCAAGGATGAATTCGCCCAGCGTGGCGTCAAAGCCATCGCCTTATCCGTGGACCCGGTGGATTCACATCACAAGTGGATCGAGGACATCAACGAAACCCAGAACGCCATCGTCAACTTCCCCATCCTCGCCGACGCGGACCGCAAAGTGTCCGACCTGTATGACCTGATCCACCCAAATGCCAATGACACCCTGACCGTACGTTCGCTGTTTGTGATCGATCCGAACAAGAAGATTCGGCTGACCATCACTTACCCGGCAAGTACTGGCCGTAACTTCAATGAAATCCTGCGAGTGATCGATTCGCTGCAGCTCACCGACAACTACAAGGTGGCCACCCCAGCCAACTGGCAGGATGGTGATGAAGTGGTGATCGTGCCGTCGCTCAAGGACGAAGATGAAATCAAACGACGTTTTCCCAAGGGTTATCGCGCAGTGAAACCGTATTTGCGTCTGACACCGCAACCGAACAGGTAA
- a CDS encoding OprD family porin: MKKSTLALAVAVGVLAQQAGAAGFIEDSKATLGLRNFYINTDNRDSGTKAAGAQNKNEEWGQGFDLRFTSGYTQGTVGFGIDAIGLLGVRLDSGGGTNGATATSYGGTVFPSKSNGEAVDNFSSLGLTAKAKISQTELKLGTLQPKLPVIVTNDGRLLPQTFQGGQITSNEIKDLTLVGGQIEHAKGRNSSNNEELSIAGANATTASGRDSNKFIYGGGDYKITKDLTAQYYYGNLEDFYKQHFLGLVHNWSIGPGVLKSDLRYFNSSDDGANGHDSAYFSSGNDEGFRSGRGKVDNNLYSGLFLYTVAGHTFGGGYQVSNGSSDFPWLNQGDGSSAYLPTDSQIAKFARAGERTWQARYSYDFAKVGLPGATAGIVYLRGDNIDTVGTNGRENGSGRSEWERDLTLAYVVQGGPLKNLGFMWKNAMWRNDIPGQRDQDENRLIVSYSIPLL, translated from the coding sequence ATGAAGAAGTCCACCTTGGCCCTGGCTGTGGCCGTAGGGGTTTTGGCGCAGCAGGCAGGCGCCGCCGGTTTCATTGAAGACAGCAAGGCTACATTGGGGCTGCGTAACTTTTACATCAACACTGATAACCGCGATTCAGGCACCAAAGCTGCTGGCGCTCAGAACAAGAACGAAGAATGGGGCCAAGGTTTCGATCTGCGTTTCACCTCGGGCTACACCCAAGGCACCGTTGGCTTCGGTATTGATGCTATCGGCCTGCTGGGCGTGCGTCTGGATTCGGGCGGCGGCACCAACGGCGCCACTGCTACCTCTTATGGCGGCACTGTATTCCCAAGCAAATCCAACGGCGAAGCGGTTGATAACTTCTCCAGCCTGGGCCTGACTGCCAAAGCCAAGATCTCCCAGACCGAACTGAAGTTGGGCACTCTGCAGCCAAAACTGCCAGTGATCGTGACCAACGACGGTCGTCTGCTGCCGCAAACCTTCCAGGGCGGTCAGATCACCTCGAACGAAATCAAAGACCTGACACTGGTCGGCGGTCAGATCGAGCACGCCAAGGGCCGTAACTCCAGCAACAACGAAGAACTGTCGATTGCGGGTGCGAACGCTACCACTGCTTCCGGGCGTGACAGCAACAAGTTCATCTACGGTGGCGGTGACTACAAAATCACCAAAGACCTGACTGCCCAGTACTACTACGGCAACCTGGAAGACTTCTACAAGCAACACTTCCTGGGCCTGGTTCACAACTGGTCGATCGGCCCTGGTGTGTTGAAGTCTGACTTGCGTTACTTCAACAGCTCCGATGACGGTGCCAACGGCCACGACTCGGCTTATTTCAGCTCCGGTAACGATGAGGGCTTCCGTTCCGGTCGAGGCAAAGTCGACAACAACCTGTACAGCGGCCTGTTCCTGTACACCGTTGCCGGTCACACCTTTGGTGGCGGTTATCAGGTCAGCAATGGCAGCAGCGACTTCCCTTGGCTGAACCAGGGTGACGGCTCGTCTGCTTACCTGCCTACCGACAGTCAGATCGCCAAGTTCGCCCGTGCCGGCGAACGTACCTGGCAAGCTCGCTACTCGTATGACTTCGCCAAGGTGGGCCTGCCAGGCGCTACTGCCGGCATCGTTTACCTGCGTGGCGACAACATTGATACCGTTGGTACCAATGGTCGCGAGAACGGTTCCGGCCGTTCCGAGTGGGAACGCGACCTGACCCTGGCCTACGTAGTGCAAGGGGGGCCGTTGAAAAACCTGGGCTTCATGTGGAAGAACGCCATGTGGCGCAACGACATTCCAGGTCAGCGCGACCAGGACGAAAACCGTCTGATCGTCAGCTACTCGATCCCGCTATTGTAA
- a CDS encoding GspE/PulE family protein: MSVQLATQDRWLDLNDLLRELVAQGFISQDSAEHALNARRRHAINGQQHPLEFIASQHLDDLSRPGKHLDLESLTLWLSQQAGQPYLRIDPLKINVAAITPLMSYAFAQRHKILAVCIDREAVTVASAQPFVSSWEADLTHVLKLPIKRVVANPVDIQRFSVEFFRLAKSVSGATNADQQTSTLGNFEQLLNLGASDQEPDANDAHIVNIVDWLFQYAFQQRASDIHIEPRREQGTVRFRIDGVLHNVYQFPPQVTMAIVSRLKSLGRMNVAEKRKPQDGRVKTKTPDGGEVELRLSTLPTAFGEKMVMRIFDPEVLLKDFDQLGFSADDLRRWQDMTRQPNGIILVTGPTGSGKTTTLYTTLKKLATPEVNLCTIEDPIEMVEPAFNQMQVQHNIDLTFAAGVRALMRQDPDIIMIGEIRDLETAEMAIQAALTGHLVLSTLHTNDAPSAISRLLELGVPHYLIKATVLGVMAQRLVRTLCPHCKAPLTLGEDDWQTLTRPWQAPLPGNAQRAIGCLECRETGYRGRAGVYEIMQLTDGIKALINPDTDLLAVRRQAFKEGMRSLRLSGAQKVAAGLTTIEEVLRVTPQSEQK; this comes from the coding sequence ATGTCCGTTCAACTCGCCACTCAGGACCGCTGGCTGGACCTCAATGATTTGCTGCGTGAATTGGTCGCCCAAGGCTTTATCAGCCAGGATTCGGCCGAACATGCACTCAACGCCCGCCGCCGTCACGCCATAAATGGTCAGCAGCACCCGCTGGAATTCATCGCCAGCCAACACCTGGACGACCTCAGCCGTCCCGGCAAACACCTCGATCTGGAAAGCCTGACGCTGTGGCTGTCCCAGCAGGCCGGTCAACCTTACTTGCGCATCGACCCGCTGAAAATCAACGTCGCGGCCATCACGCCGCTGATGTCCTATGCCTTCGCCCAACGCCACAAGATTCTGGCGGTATGCATCGACCGCGAAGCTGTCACCGTGGCCAGCGCCCAGCCCTTCGTCAGTAGCTGGGAAGCCGACCTGACCCATGTGCTGAAGCTGCCGATCAAGCGCGTGGTGGCCAACCCGGTGGACATCCAGCGCTTCAGTGTGGAGTTTTTCCGCCTGGCCAAATCGGTCAGCGGCGCCACCAACGCCGATCAACAGACCAGCACCTTGGGCAACTTCGAACAGTTGCTCAACCTCGGCGCCAGCGATCAGGAGCCAGACGCCAACGATGCGCACATCGTCAACATTGTCGATTGGCTGTTCCAGTACGCGTTCCAGCAGCGGGCCAGTGATATCCACATCGAACCCCGACGCGAGCAAGGCACGGTGCGCTTTCGTATCGACGGCGTGCTGCACAACGTCTATCAATTCCCGCCGCAGGTGACCATGGCCATCGTCAGCCGCCTGAAAAGCCTGGGGCGGATGAACGTCGCGGAAAAGCGCAAACCTCAGGACGGTCGGGTCAAAACCAAAACCCCGGACGGCGGCGAAGTCGAGCTGCGGCTGTCGACATTACCGACGGCGTTCGGCGAAAAAATGGTCATGCGGATCTTCGACCCGGAAGTGCTGCTCAAGGATTTCGATCAGTTGGGTTTTTCCGCCGATGACCTGCGCCGCTGGCAAGACATGACCCGCCAGCCCAATGGCATCATTCTGGTGACCGGGCCGACCGGTTCAGGCAAGACCACCACGCTGTACACCACCCTGAAGAAACTGGCGACGCCTGAGGTCAACCTCTGCACCATCGAAGACCCGATCGAAATGGTAGAACCGGCGTTCAATCAGATGCAGGTCCAGCACAACATCGACCTGACCTTTGCCGCCGGCGTGCGCGCACTGATGCGACAAGACCCGGACATCATCATGATCGGCGAGATCCGCGACCTCGAAACCGCCGAAATGGCGATTCAAGCGGCACTCACCGGCCACTTGGTGCTGTCGACGTTACACACCAACGACGCCCCGAGCGCCATCAGCCGGCTGCTGGAACTCGGTGTGCCGCATTACCTGATCAAGGCCACGGTGCTTGGGGTCATGGCCCAGCGTCTGGTCCGAACGCTATGCCCGCATTGCAAGGCGCCGCTGACCTTGGGCGAGGACGACTGGCAAACCCTGACCCGACCCTGGCAAGCGCCACTGCCAGGCAACGCACAACGTGCCATCGGTTGCCTGGAATGCCGCGAAACCGGCTATCGCGGCCGCGCCGGGGTGTACGAAATCATGCAACTGACTGACGGCATCAAAGCGCTGATCAACCCTGATACCGATTTGCTGGCGGTCCGCCGTCAGGCCTTCAAGGAAGGCATGCGCAGTTTGCGCTTGTCGGGGGCGCAGAAAGTGGCGGCGGGATTGACCACGATCGAGGAGGTGTTGCGAGTGACGCCGCAGAGTGAGCAGAAGTAG
- a CDS encoding Lrp/AsnC family transcriptional regulator translates to MHSELDGYDRKILALLQEDASLSSAQIAEQVGLSQSPCWRRIQRMKEEGIIRGQVTLLDRKKIGLNTQIFAEIKLNAHGRSNFTEFTEAIRGFPEVLECYVLMGSVDFLLRIVTADIEAYERFFFEKLSMVPGIQEVNSIVALSEIKSTTSLPVLRG, encoded by the coding sequence ATGCACAGCGAGCTGGATGGCTACGACCGCAAGATTCTCGCGTTGCTGCAAGAGGACGCTTCGCTCTCCAGCGCGCAGATCGCCGAACAGGTGGGGCTCTCGCAGTCGCCGTGCTGGCGGCGGATTCAGCGGATGAAGGAAGAGGGGATCATTCGCGGTCAGGTGACGTTGCTTGACCGAAAGAAAATCGGCCTTAACACGCAGATCTTCGCCGAGATCAAACTCAACGCCCACGGACGCTCGAACTTCACTGAGTTCACCGAGGCGATTCGCGGTTTTCCCGAAGTGCTGGAATGTTATGTGTTGATGGGGTCGGTGGATTTCCTGCTGCGGATCGTCACGGCAGACATCGAGGCTTATGAGCGCTTCTTCTTCGAGAAGCTGTCGATGGTGCCGGGGATTCAGGAGGTCAACTCGATCGTGGCGTTGTCGGAAATCAAATCCACGACGAGTTTGCCGGTGTTGCGGGGGTAG